TAGATTTTCTCTGCTGATCAGGCAGTAAATGTTGGATTTTCTAATTGTAGAAGGAGCTTGGAGGAGTCCTCTATCTAATCCCTGATGTATTGGCTTTTTAAAGGGAGTTTTGTACTATAAGTGGCCTGTACTTTGACCATTGAAATTGTTCTCTGATTTGAGTCCTGGTTTTGAGTCATGATGTGCATCACAGAAGGTGCAGCCTGAGTCTGTAGTTGGAAAGGCTGGCTGAGATTGACATTGATTACAAGAACAATTGATTCTCTGGCTCTCTCTGTATTCTGTAATGGAGGAGTAGTTAAATTACCGGATTAGTATACCAGAGACCTGGACTAAAAAtctagttcaaatcccaccacctTTCCAGGAATGATACCCAGATCCTgaaaaagtaaattttaaaaatgttggtCTTGGGACAGACAGACGCTGTCAGGTATTATCAGTCTGTGGGTTGGATTAAGGGACACAGATTAAAGACTGATTGAAGATTGATCTGCTGTGTTTCTGAATAGATGTTTCTGCCCTGCAGAGTAAGAGGCAGTTTGTGTCCACTACCCCCTACAGACTGAGGAAAAGGCTGATTGGTAAGTCTGCTGGGGATCAGTGATTAAATACTCCCATGGTATAAAAGTAACTTAGCATTGGTGTGGTGAAACGTTATTGTAATAAATCTATGGGAGGGGCAGGTTAGTGGCAATATTCTTGGGAGCAGTGGGGAAGGGCTGTGCCCTGAGGAGGTACGGACTATGCAGGCAATATTTTGGTTGTGACTCAGTAGTGGTGGGTTAGTgtggcaccagtgctcagtgtcATTTGGGAGCTGAAATGGGACCTAGACAGGGCTTTGCAACTAGTGTTCCTGTGGTGGCAGGATGGGCAAGATGGTGACTGAGGATGTGTGGGCATTTGAGGCATGGGATTCCTTTGGCAGTGTGTAATTTTgtagggaggggtgtggaatgtgggatcagaatctggtttaatgtcgctggcatatgttgtaagacttctctaacttccgctaaggccccacctccccctcataccccatctgttactcatttttatgcacacattctttctctcactctcctttttctccttctgtccctctgagtatacctcttgcccatcctctgggtccccccccccttgtctttcttcccggacctcctgtcccatgatcctctcatatccccttttgcctatcacctgtccagctcttggctctatccctccccctcctgtcttctcctatcattttggatctccccctccccctccaactttcaaatcccttactcactcttccttcagttagtcctgacgaagggtctcggcctgaaacgtcgactgcacctcttcctacagatgctgcctggcctgctgcgttcaccagcaactttgatgtgtgttgcttgaatttccagcatctgcagaattcctgttgtttgttgtaagatgtgttgttttgcagaagcagtacagttcaatgcaaaaaaaatataaattacaataagaaatatattaaaaattaaattaagtagtgcaaaaggagcaaAAACTATGTTGGGTTTGTATTCATGGGtgcgttcaatgtccattcaaaaatctgatagtggaggggaagaaactgttcctaaaatgttgagtgtgtgtcttcaggctcataTACGACATCCTTGATGGTGGCAAAGataagaggccatgtcctgggtgataggggtccttaatgaggaatgctgcctttttgaggtatcaccttttgaggatgtcctcagtgctgtggaggccagtgcccatgatggagctggctgcctttgcaactttctgcagctttttctgaccctgtgcagtggctgctccataccagacaatgaagcaaccatttagaatgcactctactgtgcatatgtagaaatttgctggattcattggtgacataccaaatctcctcaagttccTAATGAAGTAAAGTCAGTGTTGtgtctttgtagttgcatcaatatgttgggtccaggatagatcttcagagatgttggcatccaggaacgtgaaactgctcacctttttcaTTGCtgatggggtgggagggaggtggATATGGTTGATTCCAGTCCTCTTAATCTGACTAAAGCTTTGATTTGCTTGAATCAGAATCACCTGGCCTCAGCAGTGAGAGTGATTACTCATCTTCTGACTTTGAGAATGAAGAGGATAACTCCCTGGGAGGAGACATCAATGAGAGGCCTGTGTGTGAAGCAGTGACGTTAGGCCTAGCTCCAACTCCCAGCAAGAAAGCTGCAAAACCTTCCCAGGTAGGCCATGGCAAGTCAATATGTGCTGCTCCATTatccggggtgggtgggggggagttgTGGGGAGGGTTTGCTGATCCAATGCAATTCTGTAATAGGAAAACATCCACGCCTTCAACCAGGCACTTGTTTCAACTTGAGAGACCTGCTCACTCTCTGAGTTCAGGAAATCTATTGAAGATGTTGACCCAAATGCTTGCTCTGTGGCTCAGGACGGGTGCTGGTTTTTTGTTCTGCTCTGTGACCAATATTGGTGTTATTCTTTCCCCATTTTGTGCAAACAGCGTTCTACTCACGATGTGAGTGAGGTGCAGTCTTATAAAGCAACATCTTTCTTCCAGACCTCCTGTCTAGTGGTGATTTCAAAAGGTTGATTAAATACCTCTGTATTGTCAATAAGTAACTGTTCATGATTAAGACATGTCCAAGACACCATTCAGCCTTGGAAGTATACTCACTATTGAGATGTAGGTATGCACCAACCTGTTCGTTCACAGGATGTGCTTACAAAGACAAGCTGAGTGATGATGGAGGTCtgagcaggtgctggaatctggagcaaaaaaatagttttgaataatggtcccagcctgaaacatcgactgttcattcccctcctgcctgacctgctgagttcttccagcactttgtgtgttactctggaattccagcatctgcagaatctcttgtgttttggataaTGTTGTTCATTGAGGAAATGCCTTGAACAGGATTCTGGGGGTGGATCACCTAATTTTGTTCAAAACAGCTGTTCGAGATTTCTTGACGGCTACCTGAACAGAAACAAATTCAGCTTAATTTAATATGTCATTTAAAAGATATCACTGCTACACTTTCTAACTACACACTTGGGGTTTTAACCGAGATTATTGTGGCTGTATCTTTGGAGTGGAATTTGTACTTGCAGTCTTATGAGAGTGAAGCCAACTGAGACATATTAAAGGACTGATCCACTCAGTCTTTGGGCTTCTACATTTTCTTATttgtcttttatttctttcagccAAGCGTTGTTGAACTATACTTTGAAGCTCACAGTAATTCGAAAGTCCTGACTTCTGACCGTACTTTACAGAAGCTGCAGAACCCAAAATTGGACCAGGTATGTGCTGTTAGTATGTTACTTCAATGTAGGGAACCAATAGATAACTGCTACATAAGGGCTGTCACAGTCTGGAAGGTGACTATTTGTTCCCATCTCACTGTAGGAGACCTTGGTGAGGTTGCTGAGAGATGACAGATTGCCTTTCTCAACTGAGGTCAGACAGCTGAACAAGGGACACAAAAACTTTTTTCTCAAATGGATGCTGCAAACACGGTGAGTACAGCATAGTTTTTCTGGGCAGGGAGTAGTGATTATGCAAGTATGCAGCACACCATGTGCTGTTTATATTGAGCACAAGGTGCCTCAGCTCCTGAGACGCAGAGTAAATCCTGACTTCCGTTGCGTAGTCTCGGTGTGACCGCACAGGGTTCCTTCTGGGTACTCCAATTCTTTCTTGCATTCCAAAGATATGCTGGTTGCTGTAAATTTCTTGACTGTATAGGTGAGTGGTAAAATCCTGGGGCAGTTGGTGGGGATGTGGGAATGTTAAAATGGAATCAGTGGAGATCGgtgtttaaagtacatttattatcaaaggttgTTTAcagattcgtcttcttgcagacagccacaaaacaaagaagcaccgTAGAACCGGTTTAAAGAAAACCTCCACACAGCAAGACCATCagatgtgttttttaaaaaaaacagattgcacaaacagcaaaaagcgaACAAATACACAAGGaacataaaacatcaaaccataggGTCCCCAACCCTGGCCACAGCCAACCGCGTCAGTCAGCTCAGCGCTGTGTTGATGGCTTCAGAGCACAGTTGCAGATTCAGTTTCGTGCTGAAGCACCTTGATCAAATGGCACAAAttgtaaaatggcagagcagactcgatgggccgaatggccgacttctcctTTGTGTTATGGTGTTCAGCACCAAGGACAATAAAGATCAAACTGCAGCGGAGAGCGAGTGCACAGCTACAGGCTGCCGAGGTGATCGAATCTTGCAGTGAGgaacccaaggctcctgcacATTCTGCTGGCAGCAGTAAGAGCCTGaccctctcgctgctgccagaggGTCTCCACAGTTTTCACTGTGTTGATTGTTAGcgtgggctgaggggccttttTCTGTCGTGTATCTATAATGAATGCCGAAGTGAGGTGCGTTAGCAAAAGTGGCCCCCGTGCAGAATTAGACCATAGGACAtgcgagcagaattaggccattcggcccatcgagtccccCCCACcgtctcatcatggctgatcccagatcccattcaacctcatacacctgccctctcaccatatcccttgatgccccgaccaatcaggaatctattaacttccactttaaatatatccatggaTTTGGCCTCAtccgcagtctgtgacagagcagtCCACAGATTAACAATCTTTGGCTAAGACAATTCCTCCTTCCttttgttctaaaaggttgcctctcAGTTTTGATGCTGTGCCttttagttctggatatccctcaccagaggaaacatcctctccacatctccacttcctttcaacattcagtcaacagactcaacctgcgaattaactttctgggagtcttgcatgaggactcctaagtccctttgcatctctgatgtttgaattttctccctatttcgataatagtttgcactattgttccttttaccaaaatgcattatcatacattccccaacactgtattccatctgccattttgttttgcccattcttctaatttgtctgaGTCCcgttgcaatcacattgcttcctcagcactacctacccctccacctatcttcgtatcatccgcaaactttgccacaaagccatcaaatccactgtctaaattattgacaatgtgaaaattagtggtcctaatactgacccctgaggaacaatactagtcactggcagcaaaccagaaaaggccccctttgttcccactcattgcctcctgcctgtcatgtgaggcaccttatcaaatgccttctgaaatctaagtaaatgacattcactgcctcttctttgtccaccctacttattacttcgaagaattccaacagattagtcaggcaagatttccctttacataaaagtccaagtcagcatggtttatcattagtctccaagtaccccgaaacctcgtccttaataatggactccaagatTTTCCCAACTAGAGGTTAggcctaactggtctataatttcctcttttgtcttcttcccttcttaaagagtgaagtgacatttgcaattttccagtcctccggattcttcagcaatctctcacaggactctggaatgtagtctgtctggtccagatgacttatctaccttaagacctttcagtttgcctagaaTTTTTTCCTTGGTAATAGCAATGCCACTCACTTCTGCTCTCTGGCACTTACGGACTTCTGGCATACatctagtgtcctccacagtaaagactgaagcaaaatacaggtctacaatcccttatccaaaatccttggggccagttgtattttggaattcagaattttttggatttcagacccccctcccccataccaaaAAACACATATGCTCAAGTTCCTTATTTAACCTCTCTCAGTGCattggactttaggacccagcagcgcaccaaacctatgcacatcctcctgtatactttaaatcatctctagattacttataatacctaatacaaagtAAACGCTATGTAAgcagttgttatactgtattgtttagggaataatgacgagaaaaaattttatttccaacagaaacattcaataaaacaaaaatattcagCTTCAAACGAACGGAATCAAACACATGGCAAATGACTtactggaataaatgtagaacgtcactgtcactataaaacttcagtaacttgtctttctgtttacttAAATCATAtccagtggtagttccgacactattttcttcagtaagatgctgcacagacacaccacgatcaagcttctgcagtaactccactttctgcgttattgataatgatagatgcttttttctcattgttacccataggggtatctgcagctctttgacattttcacagtgaaattaaacaaagtcaacagtgaacacaaaatatcagcaaacagcaaatgcacatgtaaccagtacgagtgctgagccacaactgatgtctggcggcctctgctagtgctgccacgtcacacctgagtgacatcaGCTGTTGACGAAAGActttggttttcggagctttttggatttcagaatttcggataaaggaatctGCACCTCTACTtattaagttcacctgccatttctttgtcccctgtcACTATGTGGTTCATTTGAACATGCCACTGGTTCGTAATAACCTATGGAACCCAGGAGGAaaattggtatgtcatcaaagacacttagCAAATTTCTAGATATACGTGGAGACTACTCGACTTGGTTGCATCAACTTCTGGTATGTAGGGGTCCATTgcaaaggatcagaaaaagctgccgaAAGTAGTAAACTTGGCtagctccgtcatgggcactaggCCGGGAcaccttcacctcagactcttcctcggtattccccccccccccaactccttttgcattgcttatttaatttattttttaatatatactttttattgtaatttatagatttattactatgtattgcaatgtactactgtgGCAAAACAACATATGTAATGAAatgtgcctgtgatattaaacctgattttgacgaCTTCCTACCATTTCCTTTCTCAAGACTGGGGTTCAGCATTCTGTTGTATGGACTTGGCTCCAAGAGGGAATTGCTGGAAGAGTTCCGCTCTCAGATGCTGGAGGGCACTGTCCACCTGGTGGTGAATGGATTCTTTCCAAGTATCACTCTTAAATCTGTGAGTATTTGCCAATAATGTTTTACTTCTCCATTACACTGTTGTATTCAGAGTATTTCTCTGGTAAGTATGATATCCTCTTCTGCCTGGACTCTTTGTCCTGGTGACAAGTGACGCCACCTTGCTTGCACACTGACTGTGAGTTTTCACTGTGAGGGTGTTGAAGTTGGGGAAACGCTTCTATATAACTGAGTAATTGTATTACAGATTCTGAACTCTATCACAGAAGAGGTTTTGCAATCTGAGGGAAGCTTCCGAAACCCCATGGACCAATTAGGATTCATTACCAGGGCATTTAATGAGGGTGAGTATCACTGTTTGTCAGAGCTCTATCACTGGAAGGGAAAGAGTGAGATGAGGCAGGAAGAGTAGGTGGGTTAGGAAGGGGGTGATGACCCATGGAAGTACCctgtgggggggggagatggcAAATGTGTTGTGGAGGGAGGCTGCAttcacaagacaagacaaaggagcagaagtaggccattcggcccatcgagtctgctccgcagctcccccattgGCTAAACTATTCATTGTGGTGGGTTTGTCTGTGTTTGAGTACCGCAGTCTGCTgatgttttttttgcacagatcCCTCATTGGATCTTTATCTTCTAATCCATAACATTGATGGGCAGATGTTACGCGGGGAACGGAACCAGCAGATATTAAGCCAACTTGCAGCTATCCCTGGTGTCCACCTCCTCGCCTCCATTGATCACCTGAATGCTCCTCTGAGTGAGTGCTTCTAACCTTGTTCACTTTTGCTCCAGTGCTGATGTCTTCTGCTGTTTAATTTTTGTGAGATCCACTGAAGATCCTCTTCAAATTGTGGTCCTTTCTGGGGGCAAGTTCTGATCTGATGGGTATAGGGGCTGCTTTCTCATTCTTGCATGGAAGTGGGCAAGACTTCCtgtgggggggcaggggggaacATTCTGTCTTTATGCATACTGATGGGCCATGGGGTCTGGTCACCTACCCCTCTCTCCTCAGCTGCCCGCCCCATCCCTTCCTCAACTGGCTCCCTgttacctccctcccttcctggCTGCCCATtaacccctctcttcccctccccccagctctcTGTCTGGCTGCCCACCCAAGGGTTTGTGGAAATGCTCTTTTATTCTCTCTGTACTTGACTGACAGTGATGTGGTTTGTATTTGACAGTGTGGGATCAGACACGGAGCTCTTTCTTTAACTGGCTGTGGTATGAAGTAACAACCTTTAAGCCTTACACAGAGGAGACTTTGTATGAAAACTCGCTACTGGTTCAACAGTCGGGAGTCTTGGCTTTGAGCTCATTGATTCACGTACTGCGCAGCCTCACTCCCAATGCCAGGTAGTTGCCTCAGCTTTGGTATTCTGTGGGGTTGCAGGGGCCCAGGATACCTCGTGTTTAAAATGTGAGCTCTCATTGGGTACTGGAACTCTTTTAatgttaaaaaagtaatttcctgGTTAGGGCAAGTAGAAATGACCTAtgtatcaagcaacacacatcaaagttgctggtgaacgcagcaggccaggcagcatctctaggaagaggtacagtcgacgtttcaggccgagatccttcgtcaggaccagcaactttgatgtgtgttgcttgaatttccagcatctgcagaattcctgttgtttgtgtttttaaaaaaaatgacctATGTATGTTGTGTGGGGAGAAACTCAGCATGAAATTTGGAAATGTTATTTTTGGACTCGAGCAAGTTGTTCAGGGCTGGATGTTGGACTGATGTTGCCTCTGCCTCTCTGATGCAGGGGAATATTTAAACTTTTGGCTCGGTTCCAGTTGGAGAACAAGGATAACTCATCTTACCCAGGTAAGAGTAAGAGGGAAGTGGGTGGAGTAGTAGGATGGGGAGAAACCAGACTCTGCTTTAAGGTCTGAGATGAGGTAAAAATCTCAAATATATCAAATGTGTCTCAAATGATGGCTGTCCAAAATAATTACCACATAAAATAACACCATGATAGTGCAGAACTTTATAAATATAGAggattataaaataatgagggtcACAGGGGTATATAGTTGGTTATTTTCCCTGAGTAGGGGAGTCCAAAGCTGgtgagcataggtttaaggtaagaggggaaagattgaGATGGGTTCTGAGGGGCAAGCTTGTCCCACATAGAccgtggtgggtatatggaacaagatgTTAGGCAGATACAATTcagtgtttaaaagacatttggacaggtacctggatagaagggagagatatgggccaaatgcaggcaaatgagattagATGGGTATTTTGGTCAGCATGAGTGAATTGGGCAGAATAGCTGTTTAACTCTGAATCATGTGTGTTCTCGCCATGGGACTATCTGTGTTGGCTGTGACCAGTGTCCTCTACTTATCTCGTGGGCCATTGTTCCAGTACAATGATATGTTTGGGATTCAATCAAGGGGCTGTTTGTGCATGTGGGAGGAAGAAAACTGTAActctccaccttttctgcaggTTTGTCCTTTCAGGATTTCTATCATCGATGTCGTGAGGCTTTCTTGGTGAACAGTAACCTCACTTTGCGAGCACAGCTTACCGAATTTAGAGATCATAAACTGATCAGGAGTAAAAAGGTGAGGAGCGGTTCCTCTGTACAAAAGCTTTATCTCCCAGACCCACTCCTGAGGGCGAGTCCATAACTTTAACCTGTAGGTGTTCACTAAGCCCCACTGTCACCCCACATTGCACAATCTTTAACGTCAGCTCTGACTCAGTAGATTGTTTCTCTCACTGCCACCTCCCCTTTCCActcactcaccccctcccacactgaGGCAGAGTTGTGTTATTTGTatttaacctttttttttaaaataaaagggaGCGTGGGTCATGATTGAGACTGAACttctctgtggaattcattgccacagatggctatggattgggtatatttaaagcaaaagttaaTAGATTTTGAAtagttagggcatcaaaagttatggggagaaggcaggagaatgtcaTAATGGAATTGTGGGGGAGCCTTAATGGGCTAAATGGATTAATTCTACTAATGTCTTAATTTAAATCATGTGGGAGGGTTACAGTACACAGGAGATCTTTCAGTCCATTGCGCCTCTGCTAGATCAACTCGCTTGTCACACACTCTTGATCCCTTCTCTGCAGCCTTACAAATTTTTATTAACCATATGTTTACCCAAATCCCTCCCTGAAGGCTACAGAGAAACCTGGCTCCTTCATGTCTACAGGCAGTGAACTCCAAATTCTGACCACACTACGTAAAAATAAGTTTTTCAAGCATCTATTGATTCTCTTCCCCTTCattttagaagctgcagctgacaGCCCCTTCAGCAGCAGGAAGAGCCTGACTCTCACCCTGCACTGTCCAGATTGGCGAGGCTCCTGTTATTTTGCAAACatctatcagatttctccttggCCTGTCCTTGGGAAGAAAATAGTCCCAGCCCTTTTGTCTTGATAGTCCTCATCCCAGGAACTAGTTACATATCTTTactgtattggtttattattgtcacatgtaccaaaatacagtgaaaagctggtcttgcatactgtacattgagctagaataaggtaaaacaacagCAACGCAAAATAAAGTGTGAAGGCTGTCGATAAAGTGCAGTGCTGGTGAATTATGAAGCACAAGATcataaagaggtagattgtgaggccaagagtccagtTTATCGTACAAGAAGTTTGTTCAAGATTCTGatgacagtggggtagaagctgtccttgagtctgttgTTGCAAGTTTTCAGCCTTttttatcttctgtctgatgggagagggaggaaaatgtctggggtgggtggaatCTTTGACTATACTGGCTGCTGAACAGAGGCATTGGGAAGTATAGACAGTTCATAGAAGATAggttggttcctgtgatgtgctgcgtTGTGTTCACATCCGTCTGCAGTGTCctgtggtcacatgcagagcatttgccataccaagctgttttGCATCCAGAAAGAACACTTTcagtggtgcatcaataaaaattggtaagataCTGGACCCTTTCTAATgtattcacatctttcctacgTCAgtggaaccagtggatgtggtatatttggattttcaaaaggtttttgacaaggtcccaccacaggagattagtgtgcaaacttaaagcacatggtattgggggtaaggtattgatgtggatagagaattggttagcagacaggaagcaaagagtgggaataaacgggaccttttcagaatggcaggcagtgactagtggggtaccgcaaggctcagtgctgggaccccagttgtttacaatatatattaatgacttggatgagggaattaaatgcagcatttccaagtttgcggatgacacgaagctgggtggcagtgttagctgtgaggaggatgcagggtgacttggataggttgggtgagtgggcaaattcatggcagatgcaatttaatgtggataagtgtgaagttatccactttgatggcaaaaataggaaaacagattattatctgaatggtggccgattaggaaaagggaaggtgcaacaagacctgggtgtcattatacaccagtcattgaaagtgggcatgcaggtagagcaggcggtgaaaaaggcgaatggtatgctggcatttatagcgagaggattcgagtacaggagcagggaggtactactgcagttgtacaaggccttggtgagaccacacctggagtattgtgtgcagttttggtcccctaatctgaggaaagacatccttgccatagagggagtacaaagaaggttcaccagattgattcctgggatggcaggactttcatatgaagaaagactggatgaactaggcttgtactcgttggaatttagaagattgaggggggatctgattgaaacgtataaaatcctaaagggattggacaagctagatgcaggaagattgttcccgatgttggggaagtccagagcgaggggtcacagtttgagaataaaggcgaagccttttaggactgagattaggaaaaacttcttcacacagagagtggtgaatctgtggaattttctgccacaggaaacagttgaggccagttcattggctatatttaagtgggagttagatatggcccttgtggctaaggggatcagagggtatggagggaaggctggtgcagggttctgagttggatgatcagccatgatcataataaatggcggtgcaggctcgaagggccgaatggcctactcctgcacctattttctatgttttcctaTAATGAGCAGACCAGAATTCAACACAA
This genomic stretch from Mobula hypostoma chromosome 6, sMobHyp1.1, whole genome shotgun sequence harbors:
- the orc2 gene encoding origin recognition complex subunit 2 — encoded protein: MAAPSLRRRELRFVSDNDVLGHVSESAPGNKLQNNVTRLFVKAKSVPRQWKETQADGESTETFNEQDYVEALGVDSTDYPRNSDDAVPTAGGDVFTFQSIKRGNKMAKKASELAHTPGKSVAFCVTNNPSTVDKSGKNGQSIQTKTPAKSKRQFVSTTPYRLRKRLIESPGLSSESDYSSSDFENEEDNSLGGDINERPVCEAVTLGLAPTPSKKAAKPSQPSVVELYFEAHSNSKVLTSDRTLQKLQNPKLDQETLVRLLRDDRLPFSTEVRQLNKGHKNFFLKWMLQTRLGFSILLYGLGSKRELLEEFRSQMLEGTVHLVVNGFFPSITLKSILNSITEEVLQSEGSFRNPMDQLGFITRAFNEDPSLDLYLLIHNIDGQMLRGERNQQILSQLAAIPGVHLLASIDHLNAPLMWDQTRSSFFNWLWYEVTTFKPYTEETLYENSLLVQQSGVLALSSLIHVLRSLTPNARGIFKLLARFQLENKDNSSYPGLSFQDFYHRCREAFLVNSNLTLRAQLTEFRDHKLIRSKKGADGVEYLVIPVDYATLSDYLEMEDKEL